A stretch of the Gemmatimonadaceae bacterium genome encodes the following:
- the hslV gene encoding ATP-dependent protease subunit HslV: MPVFHATTILAVRRNGQVAIGGDGQVSMGQTIAKATARKVRRLGNGKLVAGFAGAAADAFTLFEKFEEKLERYGENLPKAVVELAKDWRSDRVLRRLEALLIVGDRESLFTISGNGDVIESDDGIMAIGSGGMYALSAARALARHTDMGAREIVEHGMRIASEICVYTNDNITILEPTA, from the coding sequence ATGCCGGTCTTTCACGCCACGACCATCCTCGCCGTCCGCCGCAATGGGCAGGTCGCCATCGGCGGCGACGGCCAGGTCTCCATGGGACAGACCATCGCCAAGGCCACCGCGCGGAAGGTGCGGCGCCTGGGCAACGGCAAGCTGGTGGCCGGGTTCGCTGGCGCCGCCGCCGATGCGTTCACGCTCTTCGAGAAGTTCGAGGAGAAGCTGGAGCGCTACGGCGAGAACCTGCCCAAGGCCGTCGTCGAGCTGGCGAAGGACTGGCGCAGTGACCGCGTCCTGCGCCGCCTCGAGGCGCTGCTGATCGTCGGCGACCGCGAGTCCCTCTTCACCATCAGCGGCAACGGGGACGTGATCGAGTCGGACGACGGCATCATGGCGATCGGCTCCGGCGGCATGTACGCCCTCTCGGCGGCGCGCGCCCTGGCCCGCCACACGGACATGGGCGCCCGCGAGATCGTCGAGCACGGGATGCGGATCGCCTCGGAGATCTGCGTGTACACCAACGACAACATCACCATCCTCGAACCCACCGCCTGA